Proteins encoded by one window of Nasonia vitripennis strain AsymCx chromosome 5, Nvit_psr_1.1, whole genome shotgun sequence:
- the LOC100120533 gene encoding uncharacterized protein LOC100120533 isoform X1, protein MRMHIAETWAILLLAHTSTLLLVGSQYVGPFPGQRLTQQQQHQAAAQAQELGYSDKRASTMAEPTCEELRAMWRYSKRQSRAAESTNELPVYRDPFSYNVWEAYPSRSPSTGYREEYTGPARSRGAGGAPIYGKLVHKAPAGSRLRNGMPDRARAFEEVARLYGTVNRQPPSQRRRLTSFRVGGGPVNPNLPQAGSFQHLKEIILTERARELQEQRRAEEMAARAAVLKEMTSGERMRQSNAHESRNANFLSSLQGSYQSDPKNYDFAQAQYVPDIGQAFSKSDHHYAREYMLRR, encoded by the exons ATG AGGATGCACATAGCGGAGACATGGGCGATCCTGCTGTTGGCGCACACGAGTACCCTGCTGCTGGTCGGCTCCCAGTACGTCGGCCCCTTTCCCGGCCAGAGGCTAacgcagcaacagcagcaccaGGCGGCAGCGCAAGCACAGGAGCTCGGATACAGCGACAAGCGGGCCTCGACGATGGCCGAGCCAACCTGCGAGGAGCTGCGCGCCATGTGGCGCTACAGCAAGCGCCAGAGCAGAGCCGCCGAGAGCACCAACGAGCTGCCCGTTTACCGCGACCCCTTCTCCTACAACGTATGGGAGGCCTACCCCAGCCGCTCGCCCAGCACCGGTTATCGAG AAGAGTACACGGGTCCGGCGCGCAGTCGAGGTGCCGGTGGTGCGCCTATCTACGGCAAGCTGGTCCACAAGGCGCCGGCGGGTAGTCGTCTGCGCAACGGTATGCCCGACCGAGCGAGGGCCTTCGAGGAAGTGGCCCGACTCTACGGGACGGTGAATAGACAGCCGCCGTCCCAGCGGCGCCGGCTGACCAGCTTCCGAGTTGGCGGCGGACCCGTCAACCCCAACCTACCCCAGGCCGGAAGCTTCCAACACCTCAAGGAGATCATTCTCACCGAGCGCGCCAGAGAGCTACAG GAACAGCGCCGAGCGGAGGAGATGGCAGCGCGAGCTGCGGTACTGAAGGAGATGACGTCGGGTGAGCGCATGAGGCAAAGCAACGCGCACGAGTCGCGCAACGCCAACTTCCTCAGCTCGCTGCAGGGCAGCTACCAGTCGGACCCGAAGAACTACGACTTCGCGCAGGCCCAATACGTGCCCGATATCGGCCAGGCGTTCTCG AAATCGGATCATCACTACGCTCGGGAGTACATGCTGCGCCGCTAG
- the LOC100120533 gene encoding uncharacterized protein LOC100120533 isoform X2 produces the protein MRMHIAETWAILLLAHTSTLLLVGSQYVGPFPGQRLTQQQQHQAAAQAQELGYSDKRASTMAEPTCEELRAMWRYSKRQSRAAESTNELPVYRDPFSYNVWEAYPSRSPSTGYREEYTGPARSRGAGGAPIYGKLVHKAPAGSRLRNGMPDRARAFEEVARLYGTVNRQPPSQRRRLTSFRVGGGPVNPNLPQAGSFQHLKEIILTERARELQRRAEEMAARAAVLKEMTSGERMRQSNAHESRNANFLSSLQGSYQSDPKNYDFAQAQYVPDIGQAFSKSDHHYAREYMLRR, from the exons ATG AGGATGCACATAGCGGAGACATGGGCGATCCTGCTGTTGGCGCACACGAGTACCCTGCTGCTGGTCGGCTCCCAGTACGTCGGCCCCTTTCCCGGCCAGAGGCTAacgcagcaacagcagcaccaGGCGGCAGCGCAAGCACAGGAGCTCGGATACAGCGACAAGCGGGCCTCGACGATGGCCGAGCCAACCTGCGAGGAGCTGCGCGCCATGTGGCGCTACAGCAAGCGCCAGAGCAGAGCCGCCGAGAGCACCAACGAGCTGCCCGTTTACCGCGACCCCTTCTCCTACAACGTATGGGAGGCCTACCCCAGCCGCTCGCCCAGCACCGGTTATCGAG AAGAGTACACGGGTCCGGCGCGCAGTCGAGGTGCCGGTGGTGCGCCTATCTACGGCAAGCTGGTCCACAAGGCGCCGGCGGGTAGTCGTCTGCGCAACGGTATGCCCGACCGAGCGAGGGCCTTCGAGGAAGTGGCCCGACTCTACGGGACGGTGAATAGACAGCCGCCGTCCCAGCGGCGCCGGCTGACCAGCTTCCGAGTTGGCGGCGGACCCGTCAACCCCAACCTACCCCAGGCCGGAAGCTTCCAACACCTCAAGGAGATCATTCTCACCGAGCGCGCCAGAGAGCTACAG CGCCGAGCGGAGGAGATGGCAGCGCGAGCTGCGGTACTGAAGGAGATGACGTCGGGTGAGCGCATGAGGCAAAGCAACGCGCACGAGTCGCGCAACGCCAACTTCCTCAGCTCGCTGCAGGGCAGCTACCAGTCGGACCCGAAGAACTACGACTTCGCGCAGGCCCAATACGTGCCCGATATCGGCCAGGCGTTCTCG AAATCGGATCATCACTACGCTCGGGAGTACATGCTGCGCCGCTAG
- the LOC100120533 gene encoding uncharacterized protein LOC100120533 isoform X3: MRMHIAETWAILLLAHTSTLLLVGSQYVGPFPGQRLTQQQQHQAAAQAQELGYSDKRASTMAEPTCEELRAMWRYSKRQSRAAESTNELPVYRDPFSYNVWEAYPSRSPSTGYREEYTGPARSRGAGGAPIYGKLVHKAPAGSRLRNGMPDRARAFEEVARLYGTVNRQPPSQRRRLTSFRVGGGPVNPNLPQAGSFQHLKEIILTERARELQEQRRAEEMAARAAVLKEMTSGERMRQSNAHESRNANFLSSLQGSYQSDPKNYDFAQAQYVPDIGQAFSRSKLPGAIIP, encoded by the exons ATG AGGATGCACATAGCGGAGACATGGGCGATCCTGCTGTTGGCGCACACGAGTACCCTGCTGCTGGTCGGCTCCCAGTACGTCGGCCCCTTTCCCGGCCAGAGGCTAacgcagcaacagcagcaccaGGCGGCAGCGCAAGCACAGGAGCTCGGATACAGCGACAAGCGGGCCTCGACGATGGCCGAGCCAACCTGCGAGGAGCTGCGCGCCATGTGGCGCTACAGCAAGCGCCAGAGCAGAGCCGCCGAGAGCACCAACGAGCTGCCCGTTTACCGCGACCCCTTCTCCTACAACGTATGGGAGGCCTACCCCAGCCGCTCGCCCAGCACCGGTTATCGAG AAGAGTACACGGGTCCGGCGCGCAGTCGAGGTGCCGGTGGTGCGCCTATCTACGGCAAGCTGGTCCACAAGGCGCCGGCGGGTAGTCGTCTGCGCAACGGTATGCCCGACCGAGCGAGGGCCTTCGAGGAAGTGGCCCGACTCTACGGGACGGTGAATAGACAGCCGCCGTCCCAGCGGCGCCGGCTGACCAGCTTCCGAGTTGGCGGCGGACCCGTCAACCCCAACCTACCCCAGGCCGGAAGCTTCCAACACCTCAAGGAGATCATTCTCACCGAGCGCGCCAGAGAGCTACAG GAACAGCGCCGAGCGGAGGAGATGGCAGCGCGAGCTGCGGTACTGAAGGAGATGACGTCGGGTGAGCGCATGAGGCAAAGCAACGCGCACGAGTCGCGCAACGCCAACTTCCTCAGCTCGCTGCAGGGCAGCTACCAGTCGGACCCGAAGAACTACGACTTCGCGCAGGCCCAATACGTGCCCGATATCGGCCAGGCGTTCTCG CGATCTAAATTACCCGGAGCCATTATCCCGTAA